GAGTCCGAGCTTCGGCCGATTGAGACAAAGTCTTCGTCGAGTGGGATCGAGGTGCCTGTCGCAACCCCCGATGTGATGACGAGTGATCGAGCCGGGCCCGACGATCCAGCAGACGGAAGCGCCCCGCCAGACGGCGTAATCACTGGTGACGGGCTAGCAGACTGCGGGCTCGGAGCGGGCGCGGCAGCAGCGTGCTGGAGCTGCGGCGCCGGTGCCGGGGGCGCAGGCTGCACTGTCGGGCCCTCGGTCTTGAGCTTCCGAGCCGGGGCACCGAAGAGGTCGCTCCTGAGCGCATAGACGATCGAGAAGATGAAAAACCAGAGCAACAGCAGAAAGCCGATGCGCATGATGAGCAACGTGAGTTCGCTCACTTGGCCCCCCAGAAATCTTGGTCGACACTTGCTGAGCCGCGCGTTGACGAACCCGCTGAGTAGCCCTGCCGTGGTGCCCGGCTTCGACCCGGCACCAGTTGGAAGCGTAGCGCAGTCTGGCCAATCATGATCACTGACCCGGTTTGCAGTCGCGCCTCGCGGAAGCGCTGCCCCTCGATTTTCGACCCGTTCGTTGAGCCGAGATCGCGGGCAAGCCCACTGGCGCCATCCCAAATGATCTCGAGGTGCTTGCGAGAAGCTGCGCTGTCAGTGATGCGAATGTCGCAGTCGGAACCACGGCCAACGACTGTCGTGCCGCGGCGGAGCTCGTGGCGCTGGCCATCGACATCGATTGCCGCGACCCAGTCGACGCTGCCCTCAACCTGGGTCGCATCGACCTGCAGCACGCCACCAGTCAGTGATCCGTCAGACACGATCTCGACGTCTGGATCTCCAAGAAACTGGTAGTTCTGTCGAGCCGCGTGCTTGCGCACAATCTCGCGGAGCTCGTTCTCAAGGGTGTTGCCGAGACGGATCAGCCTGTCGGCGTCCTGCGGAGATACGCGGACGACGAAGCGGTTCGGGGCGAGTACGCGATCGCGGTCGACAACGACAGCTCCGATATCAAGCTCGCGTTTGAGCGCGGAGCCAATCTCAACGGGCTGCACGCCCGAACGGAATGTGCGGGCGAAAGCGCCATTCACGGCGCGTTCGAGAGAGCGTTCGACGCTGTCGAGAAATCCCATGTCCCGCTCCTTTCAATTCAACCGCACTACGAGCCTTGCGAATTCGCGCAGCAGAGATGATCCGCCACGCGGGTAATTCTGCAATAGTGTACTCACTTTGTCTTGGATTGCCGTGTGCTGCTAAGCTGTACGAGTTGTCCACGCAGCTCATGCGGGGGCGGCAGACTCGCGCAAGTGGCGGAATTGGTAGACGCGCTGGCTTCAGGTGCCAGTGCCCGCAAGGGCGTGGGGGTTCAAGTCCCCCCTTGCGCACGAGTATCGAAGCATAATGACCGAGAATCCTTTGGGTTCTCGGTCATTGTTCGTTTTGGCCTGTGAATGGCTCGCGTAGGGCCTATCGTCAAGCAAAGGATTCCCCGCTTCTCTCCAGTGGCCGCAGGATAGATTTGTCGGACGAGACGGCTGCGCTGACGGCGGGTCATGACCAAGGCTTGAACCGAAAGAACGACGAATGACAGCTGTTGACGTGAAACGCGGGTTGACCGAGGCGGAGGCAGACGCACGAATGCGTGCGGGCCAGGGGAACGCGTCGCCCGACGGTTCGAGCAGGTCCCTCGGTGAAATCCTTGCAGCGAACGTC
Above is a window of Leucobacter aridicollis DNA encoding:
- a CDS encoding FHA domain-containing protein FhaB/FipA, with the translated sequence MSELTLLIMRIGFLLLLWFFIFSIVYALRSDLFGAPARKLKTEGPTVQPAPPAPAPQLQHAAAAPAPSPQSASPSPVITPSGGALPSAGSSGPARSLVITSGVATGTSIPLDEDFVSIGRSSDSTLVIVDEYTSTYHARLARSGDNWVLTDLDSTNGTLLNGEKVRRSVNVPTFTPVTIGKTTFELRP
- a CDS encoding FhaA domain-containing protein, yielding MGFLDSVERSLERAVNGAFARTFRSGVQPVEIGSALKRELDIGAVVVDRDRVLAPNRFVVRVSPQDADRLIRLGNTLENELREIVRKHAARQNYQFLGDPDVEIVSDGSLTGGVLQVDATQVEGSVDWVAAIDVDGQRHELRRGTTVVGRGSDCDIRITDSAASRKHLEIIWDGASGLARDLGSTNGSKIEGQRFREARLQTGSVIMIGQTALRFQLVPGRSRAPRQGYSAGSSTRGSASVDQDFWGAK